In one window of Onychomys torridus chromosome 7, mOncTor1.1, whole genome shotgun sequence DNA:
- the Mpzl3 gene encoding myelin protein zero-like protein 3 produces MQQPRGAAGGRGCTLFPLLSILFVQGVHTVLSLEISADAHVRGYVGESIKLKCTFKSSSDVTDKLTIDWTYRPPSSGRTESVFHYQSFQYPTTAGTFRDRISWVGNVYKGDASISISKPTLKDNGTFSCAVKNPPDVYHNIPLTELTVTERGFGTMLSSVALLSILVFIPSAVVVILLLVRMGRKAAGVKKRSRSGYKKSSIEVSDDTDQEEDHSDCVTRLCVRCAECLDSDYEETY; encoded by the exons ATGCAGCAGCcaagaggagcagcaggaggccGTGGCTGCACTCTCTTCCCACTGCTGAGCATTCTGTTTGTCCAAG GTGTGCATACCGTCCTTTCTTTGGAGATAAGTGCCGATGCGCACGTCCGAGGATATGTTGGAGAAAGTATCAAGTTGAAATGCACCTTCAAGTCATCTTCCGATGTCACTGACAAACTGACCATAGACTGGACATACCGTCCCCCCAGCAGCGGTCGCACAGAATCT GTATTCCACTACCAGTCTTTCCAGTACCCAACTACAGCGGGCACATTCCGAGACCGGATTTCCTGGGTTGGAAATGTGTACAAAGGGGACGCGTCCATCAGCATCAGCAAACCCACTCTAAAGGACAATGGGACGTTCAGCTGTGCTGTGAAGAACCCTCCAGACGTGTACCACAATATCCCCCTGACAGAGCTCACGGTCACAGAAAGGG GTTTTGGCACCATGCTCTCCTCTGTGGCCCTTCTCTCCATCCTTGTCTTCATCCCCTCGGCAGTGGTGGTCATTCTGCTGCtggtgaggatggggaggaaggcAGCGGGGGTGAAGAAGAGGAGCAGGTCTGGCTATAAGAAGTCTTCCATTGAAGTTTCCGATGA CACTGACCAGGAGGAGGACCACAGTGACTGCGTGACAAGGCTTTGTGTCCGCTGTGCGGAGTGTCTG GATTCAGACTATGAAGAGACATACTGA